A window of Clavibacter phaseoli contains these coding sequences:
- a CDS encoding MarR family transcriptional regulator translates to MYADDLSDETLARLIDAVMLLAEDLHMSATPWWEPLTGLQILLLRTIARTGGVTRTDIGRDCRTSRAAVSPGLASLIRQGYVTEAAADGDSVLTLGTAGRDMLDRIGRARVDLVRRALHERPRLGADSARHLIACIEHLRRSEDLASGDRGPGPGPGPGPSEGAVR, encoded by the coding sequence GTGTACGCCGACGACCTGTCGGACGAGACGCTCGCTCGCCTCATCGACGCGGTCATGCTGCTGGCTGAGGACCTCCACATGTCGGCCACTCCGTGGTGGGAGCCCCTGACCGGGCTGCAGATCCTGCTCCTGCGGACGATCGCCCGCACGGGAGGGGTCACGCGGACGGATATCGGGCGGGACTGCCGCACATCCCGCGCCGCGGTCTCGCCGGGATTGGCGTCGCTCATCCGCCAGGGCTACGTGACCGAGGCCGCTGCCGACGGCGACTCCGTCCTCACCCTGGGGACCGCGGGGCGCGACATGCTGGATCGGATCGGCCGCGCACGGGTCGATCTGGTGCGCCGGGCGCTCCACGAGCGCCCGCGCCTGGGTGCGGATTCCGCCCGGCATCTCATCGCCTGCATCGAGCACCTGCGACGGTCCGAGGACCTGGCCTCCGGAGACCGCGGCCCCGGTCCCGGCCCCGGCCCCGGCCCGTCCGAGGGTGCTGTCCGCTGA